One region of Halohasta litchfieldiae genomic DNA includes:
- a CDS encoding bacterio-opsin activator domain-containing protein, with amino-acid sequence MIERPETVDPPLTDPVSVLLIDDDETWVRTQRRLLERYADVLDVSTATSYAEAQKKLQSTAPDCIVCDYQLGDGTGIELLASVREQTPTLPFILVTGEGDEGVASDAISHSVTDYVRKIELGSQPTQLAQRIETLVSATRTQQALDRERRSKETLLQLVTSGSTRTEIGHQLCTQLVDERGYSCAWVGILDEQQGVVPLSSAGTTGYIEAAIKPGTRPAESTEPTFTALSENRSVVRSLTESLSSTDSNPTPTPDSSTEDARWIDHAHAQGFETIVAVPIRYNELTFGVLSVYSRAATQIDDHERELLEEYAETLGYVFHTTAWKRTLHSSTITTVRFRFTDDRLPLVALSSELPAETTIRTRTVIPKTDTTVFYLATIEGATSDDLFDAVDETEAIHSVDVYRTDGEIRCGLVVDSPVPEQWILDNETQYVQTVAEDGHTDLIAVLGDQTTVQQCVDGLTTVTGSTPVATLYADETPSKAADTTPINRLTDRQQQVLQLAISAGYFERPRHNNTGELAETLNITRATFTQHLRAAQRKVFEQYTELR; translated from the coding sequence ATGATAGAACGGCCCGAGACTGTCGACCCACCACTCACAGACCCGGTCTCAGTGCTTCTGATCGATGATGACGAGACGTGGGTTCGGACACAGCGTCGGCTGCTCGAACGATACGCCGACGTGCTCGATGTGTCGACAGCAACGAGTTACGCCGAGGCCCAGAAAAAACTCCAGTCGACAGCGCCAGACTGTATTGTCTGTGATTACCAACTCGGAGATGGAACCGGAATCGAGTTACTGGCGAGCGTCCGTGAGCAGACACCGACGCTCCCGTTTATACTCGTTACCGGCGAGGGTGATGAAGGGGTTGCCAGCGATGCGATCAGCCACAGCGTGACGGACTATGTCAGAAAGATCGAGCTCGGCTCACAGCCGACCCAACTGGCCCAACGGATCGAAACCCTCGTGTCGGCCACTCGAACCCAACAGGCTCTCGACCGAGAGCGACGAAGCAAAGAGACACTTCTTCAACTGGTTACGTCGGGGTCGACACGAACCGAAATCGGACACCAGCTTTGTACGCAACTGGTCGACGAGCGAGGCTACAGCTGTGCATGGGTTGGCATCCTCGACGAGCAACAAGGGGTTGTGCCGCTGTCGAGTGCCGGGACGACGGGGTATATCGAAGCCGCAATCAAACCCGGAACTCGACCAGCAGAAAGCACCGAGCCGACGTTCACCGCCCTCTCGGAGAACAGATCCGTCGTCAGATCGCTCACGGAATCCTTATCGTCGACCGACAGTAACCCGACGCCCACACCGGACTCATCGACCGAAGACGCGCGGTGGATAGATCATGCACACGCACAGGGCTTCGAAACGATAGTCGCAGTTCCGATCCGGTACAACGAACTCACGTTTGGTGTCCTCAGCGTGTACAGTCGAGCAGCGACACAAATCGACGACCACGAACGCGAGCTGCTCGAAGAGTATGCCGAGACGCTCGGCTACGTGTTCCACACGACGGCGTGGAAACGGACGCTTCATTCGTCGACGATCACCACGGTTCGGTTTCGATTCACAGACGACCGACTCCCACTTGTTGCTCTCTCGTCGGAGCTCCCGGCGGAGACCACGATTCGGACACGAACCGTCATTCCGAAAACGGACACCACAGTGTTCTATCTTGCGACCATTGAGGGAGCGACGAGCGATGACCTCTTCGACGCAGTCGACGAGACCGAGGCGATCCACTCGGTCGACGTGTATCGGACGGACGGCGAGATCCGGTGTGGACTCGTCGTCGACTCGCCGGTCCCCGAGCAATGGATCTTGGATAATGAGACACAGTATGTCCAGACGGTCGCCGAGGATGGCCATACGGATCTTATCGCCGTACTGGGCGACCAGACGACGGTCCAACAGTGTGTCGACGGCCTCACAACGGTCACTGGGTCGACACCCGTCGCAACACTCTATGCGGATGAGACGCCGTCCAAAGCGGCTGATACAACCCCAATCAACCGCCTGACAGACCGGCAACAACAGGTACTCCAGCTTGCGATTTCGGCGGGGTACTTCGAGCGGCCTCGCCACAACAACACCGGCGAGCTCGCCGAGACGCTGAATATTACGCGGGCCACGTTCACGCAGCATCTCCGCGCTGCACAACGAAAAGTGTTCGAACAGTACACAGAACTCAGATAG